A region of Myxococcus stipitatus DSM 14675 DNA encodes the following proteins:
- a CDS encoding M1 family metallopeptidase, whose amino-acid sequence MRFGHLGAALGLLLMCLLGGCAGGPREVAPLAAPVGPRARAAPPPAEDPSVLTPPGLRLEGAVRPTRQAVLLEVDPRQERFRGTVDVELSLSEPTRALWLHGTELTVTSAHVVVGESRVSVEALPVGEDLLAFLPREPLAPGIVTLHVEYAGRAKAREDSGVFREEENGHWYAMTQFQPLYARRAFPCFDEPSFKIPFELTLRVRAEDSAFANTPVRSEKRDAEGWKTVRFEPTPALPTYLVAFAVGPFDVVDAGKAGKNQVPVRMIVSKGRGAESRWAADVTGPLLVELEEWFGSPYPYAKLDVLALPGHQGGAMEHPGLITFAGGLMLSTPQDDSVARQRVFTETQAHELAHQWFGNLVTPAWWDDLWLNESFADWLAFKVVTRWRPEWRGDLRRVEARSGSMREDWLVSARSIRQPIEVSGDIHSAFDGITYGKGAAVLAMFESWLGPEVFQRGVRDYLRTHARGTATTEDFIQALSQAAGQEVSPAFSSFLDQPGVPLVSMTLECPKEGAPRLALEQRRYLPLGASDKAPDSKPWHVPLCVRYAVGGVEGRACTVLTEPSGTLTLAEARQCPDWVHPNADARGYYHALVRGDGLTRLATKGSARLSVPERLVLMADAQALLSSGALDVSQALTLVTRLGDGDANLVMGAASVVGSVHSDLVPETLRAHRARFVRSLFGERARTVGFVSRPGDSEELRLLRPTLLGIATNEGEDPKLRAEARRLALRWLKNHGALQSEDAAIVLQSASVAGDAALHKQLRDAARTAVTESERSLLFNALGSFRDASLARAGLELLLDSKVDAREALAILFGQLSDSSTRDVAFTFLRENFDTLRGRLPRDISTWLLSSGGVFCDAGHREEAVRFFGPRAADFEGGERALAQSLERVDQCIAQREALRPSLTRFLARY is encoded by the coding sequence ATGCGGTTCGGTCACCTTGGCGCGGCCCTCGGCCTCCTGCTCATGTGCCTCCTCGGGGGGTGCGCGGGAGGCCCCCGCGAAGTCGCGCCGCTCGCCGCTCCCGTGGGGCCGCGCGCGCGGGCCGCCCCTCCTCCCGCCGAGGACCCGAGTGTCCTCACGCCTCCGGGCCTGCGGTTGGAGGGGGCCGTGCGCCCCACGCGGCAGGCGGTGCTGCTGGAGGTGGACCCGCGCCAGGAGCGGTTCCGGGGCACCGTGGACGTGGAGCTGTCGCTGTCCGAGCCCACGCGCGCCCTGTGGCTGCACGGCACGGAGCTGACGGTGACGAGCGCCCACGTCGTGGTGGGTGAATCCCGCGTCTCCGTCGAGGCGCTGCCCGTGGGCGAGGACCTGCTCGCCTTCCTCCCGCGCGAGCCCCTGGCGCCGGGCATCGTCACGCTCCACGTCGAATACGCGGGCCGCGCGAAGGCCCGGGAGGACAGCGGCGTCTTCCGCGAGGAGGAGAATGGCCACTGGTACGCGATGACGCAGTTCCAGCCGCTGTATGCGCGGCGCGCGTTTCCGTGCTTCGACGAGCCCTCCTTCAAGATTCCCTTCGAGCTCACCTTGCGCGTGCGCGCGGAGGACTCCGCCTTCGCCAACACGCCCGTGCGCTCCGAGAAGCGGGACGCGGAGGGCTGGAAGACGGTGCGCTTCGAGCCGACACCCGCGCTGCCCACGTACCTGGTGGCCTTCGCGGTGGGCCCCTTCGATGTAGTGGACGCGGGCAAGGCCGGGAAGAACCAGGTCCCCGTCCGCATGATTGTGTCCAAGGGACGCGGGGCGGAGAGCCGGTGGGCGGCCGATGTCACCGGGCCGCTGCTCGTGGAGCTGGAGGAGTGGTTCGGCTCGCCGTATCCGTACGCGAAGCTGGATGTGCTCGCGCTGCCGGGACATCAGGGCGGAGCGATGGAGCACCCGGGCCTCATCACCTTCGCCGGGGGATTGATGCTCAGCACGCCCCAGGATGACTCCGTGGCGCGGCAGCGCGTCTTCACGGAGACGCAGGCGCACGAGCTCGCGCACCAGTGGTTCGGCAACCTGGTGACGCCCGCGTGGTGGGATGACCTGTGGCTCAACGAGTCCTTCGCGGACTGGCTCGCCTTCAAGGTGGTGACGCGCTGGCGTCCCGAGTGGCGAGGCGACCTGCGCCGCGTGGAGGCGCGAAGTGGCTCCATGCGCGAGGACTGGCTCGTCAGCGCGCGCAGCATCCGCCAACCCATCGAAGTGTCGGGCGACATCCACAGCGCCTTCGACGGCATCACCTATGGCAAGGGCGCGGCCGTGCTCGCGATGTTCGAGTCGTGGCTGGGGCCCGAGGTCTTCCAGCGCGGCGTGCGCGACTACCTCCGGACGCACGCGCGCGGCACCGCCACCACCGAGGACTTCATCCAGGCGCTGTCCCAGGCCGCGGGCCAGGAGGTCTCACCCGCGTTCTCCTCGTTCCTGGACCAGCCCGGTGTCCCCCTCGTCTCCATGACGCTGGAGTGCCCCAAGGAGGGCGCGCCCCGGCTCGCGTTGGAGCAGCGGCGCTATCTGCCACTCGGCGCGTCCGACAAGGCCCCTGACTCCAAGCCCTGGCACGTGCCGCTGTGCGTGCGCTACGCGGTGGGCGGCGTGGAGGGGCGCGCGTGCACGGTGCTCACCGAGCCTTCCGGCACCCTGACGCTGGCGGAGGCGCGGCAGTGCCCGGACTGGGTCCACCCCAACGCGGATGCGCGCGGGTACTACCACGCGCTGGTGCGGGGCGACGGCCTGACGCGGCTCGCGACGAAGGGCTCCGCGCGCCTCAGCGTCCCCGAGCGGCTGGTGTTGATGGCGGATGCACAAGCGCTGCTGTCCAGCGGCGCGCTGGACGTGAGCCAGGCGCTCACGCTGGTGACGCGGCTGGGGGATGGCGACGCGAACCTGGTGATGGGCGCGGCGAGCGTGGTGGGCAGCGTGCACTCGGACCTGGTGCCGGAGACGCTGCGCGCGCATCGCGCCCGCTTCGTGCGGAGCCTCTTCGGAGAGCGCGCACGCACGGTGGGCTTCGTCTCGCGTCCCGGAGACAGCGAGGAACTGCGGCTGCTCAGGCCCACGCTCCTGGGCATCGCCACCAACGAGGGAGAGGACCCCAAGCTGCGCGCCGAGGCCCGCCGTCTGGCCCTGCGCTGGCTGAAGAACCACGGCGCCCTGCAGTCGGAGGACGCGGCCATCGTCCTCCAGTCCGCGTCGGTGGCGGGTGACGCCGCCCTTCACAAGCAACTGAGGGACGCGGCGCGCACCGCCGTCACCGAGTCCGAGCGAAGCCTCCTCTTCAACGCGCTGGGCAGCTTCAGGGACGCGTCGCTGGCTCGCGCGGGACTGGAGCTGCTCCTGGACTCGAAGGTGGACGCGCGCGAGGCCCTGGCCATCCTCTTCGGCCAGCTCTCGGACAGCTCCACGCGGGACGTGGCCTTCACCTTCCTGCGCGAGAACTTCGACACGCTGCGGGGACGGCTGCCTCGGGACATCTCCACGTGGCTGCTCTCCAGCGGCGGCGTGTTCTGCGACGCCGGGCACCGCGAGGAGGCGGTCCGCTTCTTCGGCCCTCGCGCCGCCGACTTCGAGGGCGGGGAGCGCGCGCTGGCCCAGTCCCTGGAGCGGGTGGACCAGTGCATCGCCCAGCGCGAGGCCCTGCGCCCCAGCCTCACGCGCTTCCTCGCGCGGTACTGA
- a CDS encoding O-methyltransferase, which produces MTQLTLVSPEAEEYARTHSVAPAPLFEELKDITLARTSSPGMQVGPVEGAFLKMLVSLTRAGRVLEIGTFTGYSALMMAEGLPDDGELITCDLNPETSEIARAFFARSPHGRKIQLEFGPALETLKTLRGPFDLAFIDADKVNYGAYWDAVVPLVRAGGLVVVDNVLWSGRVMSPESEVDRAMAAFNEKVRKDARLEPVMLTVRDGMTLARKR; this is translated from the coding sequence ATGACCCAGCTCACGCTCGTCTCACCCGAAGCCGAGGAGTACGCCCGGACTCACTCCGTCGCTCCTGCTCCGCTATTCGAGGAACTCAAGGACATCACCCTTGCGCGCACGAGTTCCCCTGGAATGCAGGTCGGACCCGTGGAGGGTGCCTTCTTGAAGATGCTGGTCTCGCTCACCCGTGCGGGGCGGGTCCTCGAGATTGGCACCTTCACGGGTTACTCGGCGCTGATGATGGCGGAGGGACTTCCGGACGACGGGGAGCTCATCACCTGTGACCTCAACCCGGAGACCTCCGAGATTGCCCGCGCGTTCTTCGCACGCAGTCCGCATGGCCGGAAAATCCAGCTCGAGTTCGGGCCTGCCCTGGAAACCCTGAAGACACTGCGGGGGCCGTTCGACCTCGCCTTCATCGACGCGGACAAGGTGAACTACGGCGCGTACTGGGACGCGGTGGTTCCGCTGGTGCGGGCGGGGGGGCTGGTGGTGGTGGACAACGTGCTGTGGTCCGGGCGGGTGATGAGCCCGGAGTCGGAGGTGGACCGCGCGATGGCGGCCTTCAACGAGAAGGTCCGGAAGGACGCCCGGCTGGAGCCCGTGATGCTGACGGTGCGCGACGGGATGACGCTCGCGCGCAAGCGCTGA